From one Leptospira licerasiae serovar Varillal str. VAR 010 genomic stretch:
- a CDS encoding PD40 domain-containing protein produces the protein MKRGALFFFLFLFCNCLVFIPAQRVRPIEFDYGPISKNYFNPENDKPFPLTVQRGNNLYNSTTKDGRYLFYTTGQKGNYDIWFRDLKSSIVVPITEHPSSEYKPAISPDGKKLAFVSEQYDTAGDIVLLEIEPEVWAKKILEGKRFLNDDFEFITNREYYDLRKSDKFSDSDPVWGKDSRVLLFSSDRLTPGTPNLILWDTEGKEKPVLLTQSGAVNPYWSGDGNTIVYLSYADSKEGEIYSLDLATRKTKRLTNDPYLDFSPSISPDGRYLFYTSIRSDSDGNRKLDERDNSLIIRLDLSDMKERRLTSGNFSLFDTKYSSFNGGSILFTASYYGTLNIYFLPLSGSIPKASNISAQFELAKEYGKKQSLDDYILALDSLELYYKEDPLYPIFRAKVLNEKYSLYKKSGKTSEIKKEMSSSRLDPKWGFAYVFYLESENKGVSEIKEYFSNIRNHADAQVAAAILEEIGNLEERSGKLEAALNSKQELATRFPGYYNIHEILRNIGSLQLKEAKKKDWTIPSTLLQAANESDSKTIELRNLYGLFEEQILAGKSDSEKISLSEKIESSNRIKERSPVLYRFLMYTKAAGLSGQGAFAESNSLLESLLKEINPKDPLFLKIHLLRSSNFKGLGSVRYSLESLRTFLENYDHDSGVEISDKEMERFFIYFENLARNYENRSDFFQASLHYFYNTENMFLAKSKSLFQDTVYKDYAIYYQKLMVDTSFKLARSVSEKNASGILGNLNPLEFDPLDKKEGLVYIDQYFEKEKILPRARAFLDLATLYGYAYYLINRSVIRETYYYNSGTMDRIKKEAALRDYKQAEYELRWIIFAEPTYHDAYQLLGWLYQYVDIMKSRKPSDKEPLDEDKYKDEYSKYFPEKNFEENIELYSQILELLGENFQNKKALSDLRLNLGNNYFLLKNYPKADEQYSLVESYSNYIISKAQFEDYRQKAVFLFNSARASMYMSKYGDAVRKLKNASDIYSKNEFLQLYSGTDYAKNLQSYREKLTLLRTLTGLSHMELGEYAQALPYLTEALELNEPSRLVDPINIRNALAISYQKLGYISKSEENLKEAEREAYSRKTLWLPKKVSPKFWESVWDSIWDFVFEAVLPDSVRISGSGRFPEAIPPVFQPLLSSGIRVNNLVLEQNYRLAAEETDKRLEYVNKKGLKKTLAGQLVQSQSYADLGFFQYKRNEFENAKSAFLEENEFLKDSANLSGRSSSSFKRYLYSLFASIEASDKKEKNNHSEELNKALEELNRFKRESMQVCLSSWSEDQLEGNSVCSEEFYKQYYDFDILKATVLYYSGEENFKKGEWLEGFEKLGVSSALLETPSGLPKEIVGLSKDPFSRKERVLHFLSRASVFYRLGDLERAEECLKAAEEMANTFYFGAELIQTWVLQARLDLISKRSDNAKAKLSKAEDLLRKQFHLISDNKSFLLRDLYETKIRAELDSGNTNTAFNDWTRLQRLLNFRNFQKGSWEFKEARSEYVKFESDWKNYRNTYSKYQNSLEIRGDVRKEELALTQAATQVTKSLEILRSKLSKNAAFLDPFGVVQEEVLKQNETEIRLLESRGSVFARIRNYSALKFINFENESKATSWITSNFESSGRNLILDPGNTSIGEKLGSLIPGIGFKLSSSVLSREERTPKVISSFLPIDGWKYRKVDSESWTDILEDTDILVSSFPDVKGDSTFGERKKNVIELREIFSREHRLAAVIFTYSEKPNWHQILKAYTGLSGSGVSLMYLCPGETCVKESLEEIFSGRVSNSAIRFGRALERSGHRNQEAEKLFAKSRRGERISDSSEVFSDLHKARSYAEPNSNLALKIESDLIRAYQRIKPDFSLSKIFSLRYENRDVNSQKELGLNLCLSRLLETEYKDCGDIPLPEGKNEILNGIFALKEGKFPGNSLNSNISTDRYDPFLYRLRLSNLALEAYYPDLATSQLGFAKQFISSGSDLEIWKKMEARIRKEKSLLEEEEDWPESSNQIELDPQERNYPRHLAFLENRKKLGHRISPLSLYSEIHSSSKALFQTLDSESRSSVLDLLRYSLPEETGKEMEEFLNSFVEQEGFKKNFPRQTKIMLEFGKAYLSRGDLDKAKYWISRSKGILDEFYSSEIEFINSKISYLEGKKTNKISESDFSEYLSEYENASSKKSSEFVELTNRFVKNRKKKKFSPADRRELNDFITYLQTLSFQQNDSETFFDLGLIKDKISAVRSALFGRSVFYSDLPNFSKVSFLLEEKIPENQEFLALMDLGLKTFYIKFTKGKSKGDLAFKDNRKVKASIYKYNEEADKGGAEVLLREALETEIRQNIRPSKNKTTYLYLSSYHFLAPILPKAEEEIYYVADPETLLKNPVHKEKEEFWDGFGIVTKDDVNSPDWYSQLLQLENLELSPRGNQTITPFHVVRIPLIEDREKGILFGNKSVSEVESGSLQGVWMLASSFLEGFGNASLNLRDSLYYLGKFWKGPGVINLGFQTDTHNSRFLKEISSRKEDSKTSLRNRFLKTMDTMREIYPVDKYWNGYRLFTTSFISKE, from the coding sequence ATGAAGCGCGGTGCCCTATTCTTTTTCTTATTTTTATTTTGTAATTGTCTGGTTTTTATTCCGGCGCAGCGGGTTAGACCGATCGAGTTCGATTACGGTCCAATTTCTAAAAATTATTTTAATCCGGAGAACGATAAACCGTTTCCGTTGACTGTACAAAGAGGGAATAACCTCTATAATTCCACCACAAAGGATGGAAGATATCTTTTTTATACGACAGGGCAAAAAGGAAATTATGATATATGGTTCAGGGATCTTAAAAGTTCCATTGTAGTTCCCATAACGGAACACCCTTCTTCCGAATATAAACCTGCGATCAGTCCTGACGGTAAAAAATTGGCATTCGTCTCCGAGCAATACGATACGGCGGGAGATATAGTCCTATTGGAAATTGAGCCTGAGGTCTGGGCTAAAAAAATCTTAGAAGGAAAAAGATTCCTAAACGACGATTTCGAGTTCATTACAAATCGAGAATATTATGATCTCCGTAAGTCGGATAAATTTTCGGATTCGGATCCTGTTTGGGGAAAAGACAGTAGAGTATTGTTATTTTCCTCGGATAGGCTGACACCGGGAACTCCGAATCTAATATTATGGGATACGGAAGGAAAAGAAAAGCCAGTCTTACTCACACAATCCGGAGCCGTGAATCCATACTGGTCCGGGGATGGGAATACTATCGTATATCTTTCGTATGCGGATTCCAAAGAAGGGGAGATATACTCTTTGGATTTGGCAACGAGAAAAACAAAAAGACTGACTAACGATCCTTACTTGGATTTTTCTCCTAGTATATCTCCCGACGGAAGATATTTATTCTATACATCCATTCGTTCCGATTCGGATGGGAACCGAAAATTGGATGAGAGAGATAATAGTCTGATAATTCGGTTGGATCTTTCCGACATGAAAGAAAGAAGGCTAACTTCCGGAAATTTTTCTTTATTCGATACGAAGTATTCTTCCTTTAACGGAGGAAGTATTCTATTTACCGCATCATATTACGGAACTTTAAATATTTATTTTCTTCCTTTGAGCGGATCTATCCCTAAAGCGTCCAATATATCCGCACAATTCGAGTTGGCCAAGGAATACGGCAAAAAACAATCCTTAGATGATTATATATTAGCCTTGGATTCCCTGGAATTGTATTACAAGGAAGATCCTCTTTATCCTATTTTTCGCGCGAAAGTCCTGAATGAAAAATATTCGCTTTATAAAAAGTCAGGAAAAACATCCGAGATCAAAAAGGAAATGAGCTCCTCTCGTTTGGATCCTAAATGGGGATTTGCTTATGTATTCTATCTAGAATCCGAAAACAAAGGGGTATCCGAGATTAAAGAATATTTTTCTAATATTCGAAATCATGCGGATGCGCAGGTGGCCGCCGCTATCTTGGAAGAGATCGGAAATCTGGAAGAAAGGTCCGGCAAATTAGAGGCTGCCCTTAATTCAAAGCAGGAGTTAGCGACTCGATTTCCGGGATATTATAATATCCATGAAATTTTAAGAAATATAGGTTCTCTTCAACTTAAGGAAGCAAAGAAGAAGGACTGGACCATCCCTTCCACACTTCTGCAGGCAGCGAATGAGTCGGATTCTAAAACGATAGAACTTAGGAATTTATACGGACTTTTTGAAGAGCAGATCTTGGCAGGAAAGTCCGACTCGGAAAAAATTTCTCTATCTGAAAAAATAGAATCTTCGAATAGGATCAAAGAACGTTCTCCGGTATTGTATAGATTTTTAATGTATACAAAGGCTGCGGGACTTTCCGGGCAGGGTGCATTCGCGGAAAGTAATTCTCTTTTGGAGTCTTTGCTGAAGGAGATTAATCCGAAAGATCCTCTGTTCCTTAAAATCCATCTATTAAGATCTTCTAATTTTAAAGGACTTGGAAGTGTTCGTTATTCTTTGGAATCACTTCGAACATTTCTTGAAAATTATGATCATGACTCCGGAGTTGAGATCTCTGATAAGGAGATGGAAAGGTTCTTTATCTATTTCGAGAATCTTGCTCGGAACTATGAGAACAGGTCCGACTTCTTCCAAGCTTCTCTTCACTATTTTTATAATACCGAGAATATGTTCCTGGCAAAGAGTAAAAGCCTCTTTCAGGACACCGTTTACAAGGATTATGCCATCTATTACCAAAAACTAATGGTGGATACTTCCTTCAAATTAGCCAGATCTGTGAGTGAAAAGAACGCTTCTGGTATTTTAGGAAATTTGAATCCTCTTGAGTTTGATCCATTGGATAAAAAGGAAGGTCTCGTATATATAGACCAATATTTCGAGAAGGAAAAGATCCTACCTCGGGCTCGGGCCTTCTTGGATCTTGCCACATTGTATGGATATGCATACTATCTGATCAATCGGTCCGTGATCCGGGAGACTTATTATTATAATTCCGGGACAATGGATCGGATCAAAAAAGAGGCCGCTCTTCGTGATTATAAGCAAGCGGAGTATGAGCTCAGATGGATCATATTTGCTGAGCCTACTTATCATGACGCTTACCAACTTTTAGGTTGGTTATACCAATATGTGGACATCATGAAGTCCAGAAAACCGAGCGATAAAGAGCCGCTCGATGAAGACAAATACAAGGATGAATATTCTAAATATTTTCCCGAGAAAAACTTTGAAGAGAATATTGAGTTATATAGCCAGATCTTAGAATTGCTTGGCGAAAATTTCCAAAACAAAAAAGCCCTCTCCGATCTGAGATTGAATTTGGGTAATAATTATTTCTTGCTGAAAAATTACCCTAAAGCGGATGAACAATATTCCTTAGTAGAATCGTATTCAAATTATATAATATCCAAGGCACAATTCGAGGATTATAGACAGAAAGCGGTGTTCCTATTCAATTCCGCACGGGCTTCCATGTATATGTCTAAGTATGGAGACGCAGTCCGAAAGTTAAAAAATGCGTCGGACATCTATTCAAAAAACGAATTTCTACAATTATATTCCGGAACGGACTACGCCAAAAACCTGCAAAGTTATCGAGAAAAATTAACATTACTTAGGACTTTGACAGGTCTGTCCCATATGGAATTGGGAGAATATGCACAAGCTCTTCCTTATCTAACCGAGGCGTTGGAACTCAACGAACCGTCCAGGTTGGTGGACCCGATCAATATTAGAAATGCATTAGCAATTTCTTATCAAAAATTAGGTTATATCTCTAAGTCGGAAGAAAATCTGAAAGAAGCGGAGAGGGAAGCTTATTCTCGCAAAACTCTATGGCTGCCGAAAAAGGTGAGTCCTAAATTTTGGGAATCTGTTTGGGACTCTATTTGGGATTTCGTTTTCGAGGCAGTTCTTCCAGATTCCGTTCGTATTTCAGGATCGGGTAGATTTCCGGAGGCGATTCCTCCCGTATTCCAGCCGCTATTATCTTCCGGGATAAGAGTGAATAACCTGGTATTGGAACAAAACTATCGTCTAGCCGCGGAAGAAACGGACAAACGTTTGGAATACGTTAACAAAAAAGGTCTTAAGAAGACCCTGGCGGGACAATTAGTGCAGTCCCAATCTTATGCTGACCTTGGATTTTTTCAGTATAAAAGGAACGAATTCGAAAACGCTAAATCAGCATTTTTAGAAGAGAATGAATTTCTTAAAGATTCCGCAAATCTTTCAGGAAGGTCTTCGAGCAGCTTTAAAAGATATTTATATTCATTATTCGCTTCTATAGAAGCATCCGACAAAAAAGAGAAAAATAATCATTCGGAAGAATTAAACAAGGCCTTGGAAGAATTAAACAGGTTCAAACGAGAATCAATGCAGGTCTGTCTTTCTTCCTGGTCGGAAGATCAGTTGGAGGGAAATTCAGTATGTTCGGAGGAATTTTATAAACAATATTATGATTTTGACATACTGAAGGCGACGGTTCTCTATTATTCCGGAGAGGAGAATTTTAAAAAAGGAGAATGGTTGGAAGGATTCGAAAAATTGGGAGTCTCTTCCGCCTTGCTTGAAACTCCATCCGGATTGCCAAAGGAGATTGTCGGACTCTCCAAGGATCCGTTCTCAAGAAAAGAAAGGGTACTTCATTTTTTAAGTAGAGCCAGTGTATTTTACAGATTAGGGGATCTAGAAAGAGCAGAAGAATGTTTAAAGGCTGCAGAAGAGATGGCCAACACATTCTACTTCGGGGCGGAACTTATCCAAACTTGGGTGCTCCAAGCAAGATTGGATCTAATCTCCAAAAGATCAGATAACGCAAAGGCAAAGTTATCCAAGGCGGAAGACCTTCTGAGAAAACAATTCCATTTGATCTCGGACAACAAAAGTTTCCTGCTAAGAGACTTGTACGAAACGAAGATCAGAGCGGAGCTGGATTCGGGAAATACAAATACCGCATTTAACGACTGGACAAGACTCCAGAGATTATTAAACTTCCGTAATTTTCAAAAGGGGAGTTGGGAATTTAAGGAAGCCAGGTCTGAATACGTAAAATTTGAATCCGATTGGAAAAACTACCGAAACACTTATTCTAAATACCAAAACTCTCTGGAAATCAGAGGAGATGTTAGAAAGGAAGAACTTGCGCTCACACAAGCGGCGACTCAGGTCACTAAATCGCTGGAAATTTTAAGATCCAAACTTTCTAAAAATGCCGCGTTCTTAGATCCTTTCGGCGTAGTTCAGGAGGAAGTTCTAAAACAAAACGAGACTGAAATTCGCTTATTAGAATCTAGAGGTTCCGTATTTGCTCGGATCAGGAATTATTCTGCTTTAAAGTTCATAAATTTTGAAAATGAATCTAAGGCGACAAGCTGGATTACCTCCAACTTTGAGAGTTCCGGTCGTAATCTTATCTTAGATCCAGGAAATACTTCCATAGGTGAAAAATTAGGTTCTTTAATTCCCGGAATAGGTTTTAAACTTTCTTCTTCCGTTCTAAGCAGGGAAGAGCGGACTCCGAAAGTGATCTCTTCTTTTTTACCGATTGACGGATGGAAATACAGAAAGGTAGACTCCGAGTCCTGGACAGATATATTAGAAGACACTGATATTCTAGTTAGCTCTTTCCCGGATGTAAAAGGAGATTCTACTTTCGGAGAAAGAAAGAAGAACGTTATAGAACTCAGGGAAATTTTTTCAAGAGAGCATAGATTAGCGGCAGTAATATTTACATATTCCGAAAAACCGAACTGGCACCAGATCTTAAAGGCATATACAGGACTTTCCGGTTCCGGCGTTAGTTTGATGTATCTTTGTCCTGGAGAAACTTGTGTAAAAGAATCTCTGGAAGAAATTTTTTCAGGAAGAGTGTCAAACTCCGCAATTCGTTTCGGTAGAGCTCTGGAGAGATCGGGACATAGGAACCAGGAAGCGGAAAAACTTTTTGCCAAGTCTAGAAGGGGCGAAAGAATTTCGGACTCTTCGGAAGTGTTTTCCGATCTGCATAAGGCTCGTTCCTACGCGGAGCCGAATTCCAATTTGGCCCTTAAAATTGAATCGGATCTGATCCGAGCTTATCAAAGAATAAAACCTGATTTTTCTTTGAGTAAAATTTTCTCCTTACGTTATGAAAATCGAGATGTGAATTCTCAAAAAGAATTGGGATTGAATCTATGTCTTTCCAGATTGCTGGAAACGGAATACAAGGATTGCGGGGACATTCCGCTACCGGAAGGTAAGAATGAAATTTTAAACGGGATATTCGCGTTAAAAGAGGGAAAATTTCCAGGCAATTCCTTAAATTCGAATATTTCAACGGATAGATACGACCCATTCTTATATAGATTAAGACTTTCTAATTTAGCCTTGGAGGCTTATTACCCGGATCTTGCTACTTCTCAGCTAGGGTTTGCAAAACAATTCATCTCTTCCGGATCGGATCTGGAAATTTGGAAGAAGATGGAGGCTCGTATACGAAAAGAAAAATCTCTTTTGGAAGAAGAGGAGGATTGGCCTGAAAGTTCCAATCAAATTGAATTGGATCCGCAAGAGAGGAATTATCCAAGGCATCTGGCTTTTTTAGAAAATCGTAAAAAGCTGGGACATAGGATCTCTCCTCTGTCCTTGTATTCCGAGATCCATAGTTCTTCCAAAGCACTGTTCCAAACATTAGATTCTGAATCCAGATCTTCCGTGCTGGATTTGCTACGTTATTCTCTTCCGGAGGAAACCGGAAAAGAAATGGAGGAATTTTTAAATTCCTTCGTAGAACAGGAAGGTTTTAAGAAAAATTTTCCAAGACAAACCAAGATCATGTTGGAATTCGGAAAGGCATATCTTTCCAGGGGAGATCTTGATAAGGCAAAATATTGGATTTCTAGATCAAAGGGTATTTTGGATGAGTTCTATTCATCTGAAATAGAGTTTATTAATTCTAAAATTTCCTATTTGGAAGGAAAAAAAACAAACAAAATATCCGAATCAGATTTTTCGGAATATCTTTCCGAATATGAAAACGCTTCTTCCAAAAAGTCTTCCGAATTTGTGGAGTTGACGAATCGTTTTGTTAAAAATAGGAAGAAGAAAAAGTTTAGTCCTGCCGACAGGAGAGAACTTAATGATTTTATAACATATCTGCAGACTCTTTCTTTTCAGCAAAATGATTCGGAGACATTCTTCGATCTAGGATTGATAAAGGATAAAATTTCGGCCGTTCGTTCCGCTTTGTTTGGGCGTTCCGTCTTTTATTCGGACCTTCCCAATTTTAGTAAAGTTTCCTTTCTTTTAGAGGAGAAGATCCCCGAAAACCAAGAGTTTTTAGCTTTGATGGATCTAGGTTTAAAAACCTTTTATATCAAATTTACTAAGGGTAAATCCAAGGGTGATCTTGCTTTCAAGGATAATCGAAAAGTAAAAGCTTCTATTTATAAATACAATGAAGAAGCGGACAAAGGTGGAGCGGAAGTTTTATTGAGAGAGGCATTGGAGACCGAGATACGTCAGAATATTCGTCCTTCTAAAAACAAGACCACCTATCTGTATCTTTCTTCTTATCATTTTTTGGCTCCTATTTTGCCTAAGGCGGAAGAAGAGATCTATTATGTTGCAGATCCGGAGACATTGCTTAAAAATCCGGTGCATAAAGAGAAAGAAGAATTTTGGGATGGATTCGGGATCGTAACTAAAGACGATGTAAATTCACCGGACTGGTATTCTCAATTGCTTCAATTGGAGAACTTGGAACTTTCTCCAAGGGGAAATCAAACAATCACACCTTTTCATGTAGTCCGGATTCCTTTGATCGAAGATAGAGAGAAGGGAATTTTATTCGGGAATAAGTCCGTCTCGGAAGTGGAATCTGGATCTTTGCAAGGAGTTTGGATGCTCGCCTCTTCTTTCTTAGAAGGTTTCGGAAATGCTTCTTTGAACTTAAGAGATTCATTATATTATTTGGGAAAATTCTGGAAGGGACCCGGGGTCATAAACCTGGGATTCCAAACCGATACTCACAATTCAAGATTTTTGAAAGAGATCTCCTCCAGAAAAGAGGACTCTAAAACTTCTCTTCGGAATCGTTTTTTGAAAACCATGGATACAATGAGAGAGATATATCCTGTGGACAAGTATTGGAACGGTTATAGATTGTTTACGACTTCCTTTATTTCGAAGGAATAA
- a CDS encoding LIC_11026 family protein, protein MASEFLQYLKKKKLRLGIIAGIFLFYHLLFNSITGQLLVDKIAFSVFAGKFEAKVRSFSPFYGIRLTDVKLYPTTDWGQNPVLIAKELGISYNLPFVIFGRLKITKISIHGLELDLQQRGKLWNISSAFPPGKKEEVPTENKEPVTEIRTYIPISAFLELDLKDINLHVNSENGSKSYSAGLEGLELGFLLDTNRFTRIPFDLKVLDLIDQFQVKLNPENQIRLKFQDASGGLDHPFKCTLIWERAEGSKSGFHSKLDLGSERIPIRIANRVSAPFGFSIKYDVDVSPEKKELLLRNLEWKVGEDTWLEGSGKISDFSADSGKVNLAIQKSRIRLAPLSDFLHSLGFDSFSMSGEASLAPILAEGGWDNLRVLGEVRGNSLDFRIGKKRHSIPVFNLDWDVRIDPQSEKYPGPRIPLPWMRSFTFKNLKVIYNEIILQGNLNYSQAEGPNLNLKLDNFGLGDYLTGFSGKFSAELSAFGKDFSELDTVLKLRAKGFRFPLGRGNSGNILLEGGLKAIFHFPKKAWGLEEILVSNLNLHAFSPEGNSAAKLDTGGRIGLGEPFVLDLKKAGLALDLEHLVPLLPLSLRETLIPVRNQVGQKVGLDGDFYYSLGNREQNIRGSLGVDLPGMNLRDGKLHLDLKVIGSPSSKIKIDKLELSAFSQKLRLGLGGELVKASKSGPPPSVGEFIPSLNGELKLLSPKESGLIKGLFFQGEAGIKFGWYGSLIQGNLISKNSNILVQGGVCPGYDCKLYRIDGWNADVPFAHDLSVKETKNLIEGNKRKFVMNYGRTPAPNFTIKQIIGNHPSLKGTPFEYSRPKADSPGLSANMEYSENYLRMDYLKVYTLDGEIWGKDMLVNVGSGDPEKMEYSVSLRVKDIDLKQLLPAKTKGKIDDGKVKADLNLWGRNLGDPVPNLNLFFSIYQIGNDFGKSAINIFAPSNILTDFIYGSYAVDKIELELSKGLVYAVILFKRSILGTIIQLENNQVSQQRMPLANFLKRAQNEIETFNQ, encoded by the coding sequence TTGGCTTCCGAGTTCTTACAGTATTTGAAAAAGAAAAAACTCCGCCTTGGGATCATTGCGGGGATTTTTCTCTTCTATCATCTCCTTTTCAACTCAATCACAGGACAGCTCCTCGTAGACAAAATTGCCTTTTCCGTTTTTGCGGGAAAGTTCGAGGCGAAGGTCAGGAGTTTTTCTCCATTTTACGGAATTAGGCTCACTGACGTAAAATTATATCCCACAACCGACTGGGGGCAGAACCCTGTACTGATCGCTAAAGAACTGGGGATCTCCTACAATCTTCCATTTGTAATTTTCGGAAGACTGAAAATTACAAAAATTTCCATCCATGGATTGGAGTTGGACCTCCAACAAAGGGGAAAACTTTGGAATATATCCTCCGCTTTTCCTCCTGGCAAAAAAGAAGAAGTTCCTACCGAAAACAAAGAACCGGTTACTGAGATCCGTACTTATATTCCGATCAGCGCATTCTTAGAACTCGACCTAAAAGACATTAATCTACATGTGAATTCGGAAAATGGTTCCAAGTCTTACTCTGCGGGACTGGAAGGATTAGAACTCGGATTTCTTTTAGATACGAATCGTTTTACTCGAATTCCATTCGATCTAAAAGTTTTGGATCTGATAGATCAGTTCCAAGTGAAACTGAATCCGGAGAATCAGATAAGGCTTAAATTCCAAGACGCTTCCGGAGGACTGGATCATCCGTTTAAATGTACTTTGATTTGGGAAAGAGCAGAAGGTTCCAAGTCCGGGTTCCATTCCAAACTAGACCTTGGTTCCGAAAGAATACCGATAAGAATTGCGAACAGAGTCAGTGCGCCTTTCGGTTTTTCAATAAAATACGACGTAGATGTTTCTCCAGAGAAGAAGGAACTACTACTTAGAAATTTAGAATGGAAAGTGGGAGAAGATACCTGGTTAGAAGGAAGCGGAAAAATTTCAGACTTCTCGGCAGATTCGGGAAAAGTAAACCTTGCCATTCAAAAATCCAGGATAAGACTCGCGCCACTATCTGATTTTTTACATAGTCTTGGATTCGACTCCTTCTCCATGAGCGGAGAAGCGAGCCTTGCGCCTATTTTAGCGGAAGGCGGATGGGACAATCTAAGAGTCTTGGGAGAAGTCCGTGGAAACTCGCTGGATTTCAGGATCGGGAAGAAGAGGCATTCTATTCCTGTATTCAATTTGGACTGGGATGTCCGGATCGATCCCCAGAGCGAAAAATATCCAGGACCTAGAATCCCGCTTCCTTGGATGAGGTCCTTTACATTCAAAAATTTGAAAGTAATATATAACGAAATTATATTACAAGGAAACCTAAATTACTCCCAGGCAGAAGGACCGAATTTAAACCTGAAATTGGACAATTTCGGGCTAGGCGATTATCTAACGGGATTTTCAGGAAAATTCTCCGCGGAACTTTCCGCTTTTGGAAAAGATTTTTCAGAGTTAGATACTGTTTTGAAATTAAGAGCCAAAGGTTTTAGATTTCCGTTAGGCAGAGGAAATTCCGGAAATATACTTTTAGAAGGAGGGTTAAAGGCTATATTCCATTTTCCTAAAAAAGCCTGGGGATTAGAGGAAATATTAGTATCCAATCTAAACCTACACGCCTTCTCTCCTGAAGGGAACTCAGCCGCAAAATTGGATACAGGTGGAAGGATCGGGCTTGGAGAACCTTTCGTATTAGATCTGAAAAAAGCGGGACTTGCTCTGGACTTGGAGCATCTTGTCCCACTTCTTCCTTTATCCCTTCGGGAAACATTGATCCCGGTTCGGAACCAAGTAGGACAAAAGGTCGGATTGGACGGAGACTTTTATTATTCGCTCGGAAATCGGGAGCAGAATATCCGAGGAAGTCTTGGGGTAGATTTGCCCGGGATGAATCTTCGGGATGGAAAACTCCATTTGGATCTAAAGGTAATCGGAAGTCCAAGCTCTAAGATCAAAATTGATAAATTAGAGTTAAGCGCTTTCTCCCAAAAATTACGCTTAGGCTTAGGAGGAGAATTAGTCAAGGCATCCAAAAGCGGACCTCCTCCTTCCGTGGGAGAATTTATTCCAAGCTTAAACGGAGAATTAAAACTTTTATCTCCCAAAGAAAGCGGATTGATCAAGGGGCTATTCTTTCAAGGAGAAGCCGGAATCAAGTTCGGTTGGTATGGAAGTCTTATCCAAGGAAATTTAATATCTAAAAATTCTAATATACTCGTGCAAGGCGGGGTTTGCCCGGGATACGATTGTAAATTGTATAGAATAGACGGATGGAATGCGGATGTTCCTTTTGCCCACGACCTTTCCGTAAAAGAGACCAAGAACCTGATCGAAGGGAACAAAAGAAAATTCGTGATGAACTATGGACGGACTCCTGCCCCCAATTTTACGATCAAGCAGATCATCGGAAACCATCCTTCCTTGAAAGGTACTCCATTCGAATACAGCAGACCTAAGGCGGATTCTCCCGGACTTTCCGCCAACATGGAATACTCGGAAAATTATTTACGAATGGATTATCTCAAAGTATATACTTTGGATGGGGAGATTTGGGGAAAGGATATGCTCGTTAACGTAGGCTCCGGCGATCCTGAAAAAATGGAATACTCGGTTTCCCTGAGAGTCAAGGATATAGATCTAAAACAATTACTTCCTGCAAAGACTAAAGGCAAGATAGACGATGGAAAGGTAAAAGCCGATCTGAACCTATGGGGAAGGAATCTGGGCGATCCGGTCCCGAACTTGAACTTGTTTTTTAGTATCTATCAGATCGGGAACGATTTTGGAAAAAGTGCGATCAATATTTTTGCGCCTTCCAATATACTCACCGATTTTATTTACGGAAGTTATGCAGTGGATAAGATAGAATTGGAATTATCTAAGGGTTTGGTATATGCAGTGATCCTATTCAAACGTTCCATTTTAGGGACAATCATCCAATTGGAAAACAATCAGGTTTCCCAACAAAGAATGCCTCTGGCAAACTTTCTCAAACGTGCCCAAAACGAGATCGAAACTTTCAATCAGTAG
- a CDS encoding STAS domain-containing protein, with the protein MKIKVTTKNDVHIIKIEGPIKAGNEFELGQKIEEYISKGDVPKFIIDLKKVPFINSAGLGMFLNIYKHIDGLKGRMVFTNLNNDIENLMEITKLASIFEIYKTLEEAIESFEY; encoded by the coding sequence ATGAAAATCAAAGTCACCACTAAAAACGACGTTCACATCATCAAGATCGAAGGCCCGATCAAAGCGGGCAATGAATTCGAACTTGGTCAAAAAATCGAGGAGTATATCTCGAAAGGTGACGTTCCGAAGTTTATCATCGACCTTAAAAAAGTTCCTTTCATCAACTCAGCCGGTTTGGGGATGTTCCTTAACATCTACAAACATATCGACGGTTTGAAAGGTCGCATGGTATTCACCAATTTGAATAACGATATCGAAAATTTAATGGAGATTACAAAGTTAGCCAGCATTTTCGAGATCTACAAAACGCTGGAAGAGGCTATCGAATCCTTCGAGTATTAG